One window from the genome of Pseudonocardia hierapolitana encodes:
- a CDS encoding TetR/AcrR family transcriptional regulator — MTTAGRPVRRQARGERRIAEILDAALALFAEVGYEAASTNRIAARAGISPGSLYQFFANKEAIAEALSARLAERMAAAHAAAFEGADVADLPLEDLLDRILDPLIAFSLANPGAKALLAGPDAPAQLAAATRPLQETLLGRVTAVIGARVPALPPADRERAALVAVQIVRSMTGVIAAAAGPERAALVGELKRALKGYLSTLEDRASAGR, encoded by the coding sequence GTGACGACCGCAGGCAGGCCGGTGCGCCGTCAGGCGCGCGGGGAGCGGCGCATCGCCGAGATCCTCGACGCCGCGCTGGCCCTGTTCGCCGAGGTCGGCTACGAGGCGGCGTCCACCAACCGGATCGCGGCGCGGGCCGGCATCTCGCCCGGCTCGCTGTACCAGTTCTTCGCCAACAAGGAGGCGATCGCCGAGGCGCTGTCGGCGCGCCTCGCCGAGCGGATGGCGGCGGCGCACGCGGCCGCGTTCGAGGGAGCGGACGTGGCCGATCTGCCGCTCGAGGACCTGCTGGACCGGATCCTCGATCCGCTGATCGCGTTCAGCCTGGCCAACCCCGGTGCGAAGGCGCTGCTCGCGGGTCCCGACGCGCCCGCCCAGCTGGCCGCGGCCACCCGGCCGTTGCAGGAGACCCTGCTCGGCCGCGTGACGGCGGTGATCGGGGCACGGGTGCCCGCCCTGCCTCCGGCCGACCGGGAGCGGGCCGCCCTCGTCGCCGTGCAGATCGTGCGGTCGATGACAGGGGTGATCGCGGCTGCCGCCGGACCGGAGCGGGCCGCGCTCGTCGGTGAGCTGAAGCGGGCGTTGAAGG
- a CDS encoding DNA polymerase ligase N-terminal domain-containing protein, with protein sequence MTDQADRLATYRSMRDFGATPEPAGGRVAPATGRFVVQRHRARRLHYDFRLEIDGVLVSWAVPKGPSLDPKARQLAVHVEDHPIEYFDFEGIIPRGEYGGGDVVVWDWGTWEPARTDDPAAAVADGELHFDVRGEKLAGRFVLVRTGKDRSGKEQWLMLHKNDDHAVAGWDPEEHPRSVKSGRTNDEVAAEPDALWLSDRPAAEAAVALGGTAPTWDPPTPDELTALDALGRKGRWTVQGLDVQLTNLDKVLFPGRDGEPPVTKRDFVRYHAQVAPHMLPFLHDRPVNLHRYPDGTDKPGFWHKEMPDYAPEWLTQWRNEEADPGETVCYAVVDSVAALVWMANWGAVELNPWTSRLPDVHEPTWALIDVDPGERSSFADVLVLAGLYRTALQHLGVTAAPKVTGKRGVQIWVPVAGGYTFADTRGWVEKVSRAIGRTVPDMISWEWQKDRRRGLARLDYTQNAINKTLIAPYSARPAPGAPVSVPITWDELDDPDLRPDRWTIRTVLDRVEEAGDPLAELIGRPQRLPEL encoded by the coding sequence ATGACCGACCAGGCGGACCGCCTCGCCACCTACCGATCGATGCGCGACTTCGGCGCCACGCCCGAGCCGGCGGGCGGTCGGGTCGCGCCGGCCACGGGGCGGTTCGTCGTGCAGCGCCACCGGGCGCGGCGGCTGCACTACGACTTCCGGCTCGAGATCGACGGCGTGCTGGTGAGCTGGGCGGTGCCGAAGGGCCCGTCGCTGGACCCGAAGGCGCGGCAGCTGGCCGTCCACGTCGAGGACCACCCGATCGAGTACTTCGACTTCGAGGGGATCATCCCGCGCGGGGAGTACGGCGGTGGGGACGTCGTGGTCTGGGACTGGGGGACGTGGGAGCCCGCGCGCACCGACGACCCGGCCGCCGCCGTCGCGGACGGCGAGCTGCACTTCGACGTGCGTGGCGAGAAGCTCGCCGGACGGTTCGTGCTGGTCCGCACGGGCAAGGACCGGTCGGGCAAGGAGCAGTGGCTGATGCTGCACAAGAACGACGACCACGCCGTCGCCGGCTGGGACCCGGAGGAGCACCCGCGGTCGGTCAAGAGCGGCCGCACCAACGACGAGGTGGCGGCCGAGCCGGACGCCCTGTGGCTGAGTGACCGGCCCGCCGCCGAGGCCGCCGTCGCCCTCGGCGGCACCGCGCCGACGTGGGACCCGCCGACGCCCGACGAGCTGACCGCCCTCGACGCGCTGGGGCGGAAGGGCCGGTGGACGGTCCAGGGGCTCGACGTGCAGCTCACCAACCTGGACAAGGTGCTCTTCCCGGGGCGTGACGGCGAGCCGCCGGTCACGAAGCGGGACTTCGTCCGCTACCACGCGCAGGTCGCCCCGCACATGCTCCCGTTCCTCCACGACCGCCCGGTGAACCTGCACCGCTATCCCGACGGGACCGACAAGCCCGGCTTCTGGCACAAGGAGATGCCCGACTACGCGCCGGAGTGGCTCACGCAGTGGCGCAACGAGGAGGCGGATCCGGGCGAGACGGTCTGTTATGCGGTGGTGGACAGCGTGGCGGCGCTCGTCTGGATGGCGAACTGGGGCGCGGTCGAGCTCAACCCCTGGACGTCCCGGCTGCCGGACGTCCACGAGCCGACGTGGGCGCTGATCGACGTCGACCCCGGCGAGCGCTCCTCGTTCGCCGACGTCCTCGTGCTCGCCGGTCTCTACCGCACCGCGCTGCAGCACCTGGGTGTCACGGCGGCGCCCAAGGTCACCGGCAAGCGCGGCGTGCAGATCTGGGTGCCGGTGGCGGGCGGGTACACGTTCGCCGACACCCGCGGGTGGGTGGAGAAGGTGTCGCGGGCGATCGGACGCACGGTGCCGGACATGATCAGCTGGGAGTGGCAGAAGGACCGCCGGCGCGGCCTGGCCCGCCTCGACTACACGCAGAACGCGATCAACAAGACCCTGATCGCCCCGTACAGCGCGCGGCCCGCGCCTGGTGCCCCGGTCTCCGTCCCGATCACGTGGGACGAGCTCGACGATCCCGACCTGCGCCCCGACCGCTGGACGATCCGCACCGTCCTCGACCGGGTGGAGGAGGCGGGCGACCCGCTCGCCGAGCTGATCGGCAGGCCGCAGCGGCTCCCGGAGCTGTAG
- a CDS encoding ester cyclase yields MTGAGYAYCEAGTGGRIDDIDDVLAALERLRGAVPDTRAEVGRVLGDADVTVAELVWSATIAQRRLRVVDRMWARWADGKVVAEWHEVGVPALIALLAGRDPAGCGVTSAAPGGSE; encoded by the coding sequence ATGACCGGTGCCGGTTACGCGTACTGCGAGGCCGGCACCGGCGGGCGCATCGACGACATCGATGACGTGCTCGCCGCGCTCGAGCGGTTGCGCGGGGCCGTCCCGGACACGCGGGCCGAGGTCGGGCGGGTGCTCGGCGATGCCGACGTGACCGTTGCCGAACTCGTATGGAGCGCGACGATCGCGCAGCGGCGGCTGCGCGTGGTCGACCGGATGTGGGCGCGCTGGGCGGACGGCAAGGTGGTCGCCGAGTGGCACGAGGTGGGCGTGCCGGCCCTGATCGCGCTGCTCGCCGGCCGGGATCCGGCCGGGTGCGGCGTCACCTCCGCCGCGCCGGGCGGGTCCGAGTAG
- a CDS encoding PP2C family protein-serine/threonine phosphatase encodes MAEPEGTDRVETDLEVVAGVTDRGHVHERNEDAMALGRLQDGTVAAVVCDGVSTSLAPQQASRLAADTALDVLLTSTAPAPERVDAAVRAAASAVAVLGRAGDPHAPSCTLVCALARPGEIAVGWIGDSRAYWLAPPDAAEPARLVTTDHSWAAQMVVAGVLDEAAAMRDPRAHAITRWLGAGGTGEAEIAMLHPAGPGALLLCSDGLWNYLPGATDVAAVALPELADGGPIAAAEALTALALDAGGRDNVTVVVIPAHPGE; translated from the coding sequence ATGGCGGAGCCGGAAGGCACCGACCGGGTCGAGACCGACCTCGAGGTGGTCGCCGGGGTCACCGACCGCGGCCACGTCCACGAGCGCAACGAGGATGCGATGGCGCTCGGCCGGCTGCAGGACGGCACGGTGGCGGCCGTGGTCTGCGACGGCGTGTCCACGTCGCTCGCGCCCCAGCAGGCCTCGCGGCTGGCGGCCGACACCGCGCTCGACGTGCTGCTCACCAGCACCGCCCCGGCCCCCGAGCGCGTGGACGCCGCCGTCCGCGCGGCCGCGTCCGCGGTGGCGGTCCTCGGCCGCGCGGGCGATCCCCACGCACCGTCCTGCACGCTCGTGTGCGCGCTGGCGCGTCCCGGCGAGATCGCCGTCGGCTGGATCGGCGACAGCCGCGCCTACTGGCTCGCCCCGCCCGACGCCGCCGAGCCCGCCCGCCTCGTGACCACCGACCACTCGTGGGCCGCTCAGATGGTCGTCGCCGGCGTGCTCGACGAAGCGGCGGCGATGCGGGACCCGCGGGCTCACGCGATCACGCGCTGGCTCGGTGCCGGTGGCACGGGGGAGGCGGAGATCGCGATGCTGCACCCGGCCGGCCCGGGCGCGCTGCTGCTCTGCAGCGACGGGCTCTGGAACTACCTGCCCGGCGCCACCGACGTCGCTGCCGTCGCGCTCCCGGAGCTGGCAGACGGCGGGCCGATCGCGGCCGCGGAGGCCCTGACGGCGCTCGCCCTCGACGCGGGCGGCCGCGACAACGTCACCGTGGTCGTCATCCCGGCCCATCCAGGTGAATGA
- a CDS encoding D-arabinono-1,4-lactone oxidase has protein sequence MRPGSVEELAAAVRDAGARTVRVAGAGHSFGDLVATDGVLLQLDGLADVLAVDRAAGLVRVGAGIRLHSLNAVLDALGLALPNLGDIDRQSVAGAISTATHGTGARLGNLATQVEELELVLADGSVLRCAPGSDELCAARVSLGALGVVASVTLRVVPAFRLRAEDRARPLDETLGRLDEHVAGSDHFEFYVFPHSDRALTRTNTRTGAPAAPRGALRRLLDEELVPNGLIGAVCRLGRRFPAAIPRLNRQVAAAFTASVHTNVSHRVFTGRRRVRFTEMEWAVPRAACVPVLRAALRAAEQHVVNFPIEVRFTAADEESFLSPSWQRDTAYVAVHAFEGMPWEPYFRDVQAAALDHDGRPHWGKRHLLDAAALAPRYPAWDRFQAVRDRLDPNRRFTNPHVERVLGA, from the coding sequence GTGCGACCGGGTTCCGTCGAGGAGCTGGCCGCCGCGGTGCGTGATGCAGGTGCGCGGACCGTGCGCGTGGCCGGCGCCGGGCACTCCTTCGGCGACCTCGTCGCCACGGACGGCGTGTTGCTGCAGCTCGACGGGCTCGCCGACGTGCTCGCCGTCGACCGGGCCGCCGGTCTGGTGCGGGTGGGCGCCGGCATCCGGCTGCACTCACTGAACGCCGTCCTCGACGCGCTCGGCCTCGCCCTGCCCAACCTCGGCGACATCGACCGGCAGAGCGTGGCGGGCGCGATCTCCACGGCCACGCACGGCACCGGGGCGCGGCTGGGCAACCTCGCCACGCAGGTCGAGGAGCTGGAGCTCGTGCTCGCCGACGGCAGCGTGCTGCGGTGCGCTCCCGGCAGCGACGAGCTGTGCGCCGCCCGGGTGAGCCTCGGCGCGCTCGGCGTCGTTGCGAGCGTGACGCTGCGGGTCGTGCCCGCGTTCCGCCTGCGCGCCGAGGACCGGGCCCGGCCACTGGACGAGACGCTCGGCCGGCTCGACGAGCACGTGGCCGGCAGCGACCACTTCGAGTTCTACGTCTTCCCCCACTCCGACCGGGCACTCACCCGCACCAACACGCGCACCGGCGCCCCCGCCGCGCCGCGGGGCGCGCTGCGCCGGCTACTGGACGAGGAGCTCGTGCCCAACGGCCTGATCGGTGCGGTCTGCCGGCTCGGCAGGCGGTTCCCGGCCGCGATCCCGCGCCTGAACCGCCAGGTGGCGGCCGCGTTCACCGCGAGCGTCCACACGAACGTGAGTCACCGCGTGTTCACCGGCCGGCGCCGGGTGCGGTTCACCGAAATGGAGTGGGCGGTGCCCCGCGCGGCGTGCGTGCCCGTGCTGCGGGCCGCCCTGCGCGCGGCGGAGCAGCACGTCGTGAACTTCCCGATCGAGGTGCGGTTCACCGCGGCCGACGAGGAGTCCTTCCTCAGCCCTTCATGGCAGCGGGACACGGCCTACGTGGCCGTGCACGCGTTCGAGGGCATGCCGTGGGAGCCCTACTTCCGCGATGTGCAGGCCGCGGCGCTCGACCACGACGGGCGGCCGCACTGGGGCAAGCGCCACCTGCTCGACGCCGCGGCGCTCGCACCCCGCTACCCGGCGTGGGACCGCTTCCAGGCCGTCCGGGACCGGCTCGATCCGAACCGCCGGTTCACCAACCCGCACGTCGAGCGTGTGCTGGGCGCCTGA
- a CDS encoding STAS domain-containing protein — translation MARFYGAQLSVEVRSPNLCVVGVAGVLDQATVGRLAGLVATRAARPGGSGHLVVDLGEVSFFATDDFGVLRRARDGACAAGIQLHLAGLSAREPLLPEAITAELAEFSSFSTVERAERELMGRSATVVGVGRPRSSQGWPCPSVPVADDGRETSPGTSLTG, via the coding sequence GTGGCGCGTTTCTACGGGGCACAGCTGTCGGTGGAGGTGCGTTCGCCGAACCTGTGTGTGGTCGGGGTGGCCGGAGTGCTCGACCAGGCGACCGTCGGGCGGCTGGCGGGGCTGGTCGCCACCCGGGCCGCCCGGCCCGGCGGCTCAGGGCACCTCGTCGTCGATCTCGGCGAGGTCAGCTTCTTCGCCACCGACGACTTCGGGGTGCTTCGCCGGGCGAGGGACGGGGCCTGCGCCGCCGGGATCCAGCTGCACCTGGCGGGTCTGAGCGCACGGGAGCCACTGCTCCCCGAGGCCATCACCGCCGAACTCGCGGAGTTCTCGTCGTTCTCCACGGTGGAGCGGGCGGAGCGGGAGCTGATGGGGCGGTCGGCGACAGTGGTGGGGGTCGGCCGGCCACGCAGCAGCCAAGGCTGGCCGTGCCCGTCGGTCCCCGTCGCGGACGACGGGCGCGAGACCAGCCCCGGCACATCGCTGACCGGCTGA
- a CDS encoding IspD/TarI family cytidylyltransferase, producing MEPPSPGPAAAAAIVLAGGSGTRLGAERNKVYLPLRGRPVLAWSLATFAGMPEVGAVVLVVREPDRPLAEQVLAEHTAGGVEVVVGGRTRQESELAGLRRLAARIDAGAVDAVLVHDAARPLATRELASSVLAAARAEGGAVPGLWRDDLAAAAPDGAGLVGPSPDRLVAVQTPQAFRAAPLLAAYEEAAACGFVGTDTASCMERFAPDVPIRWVPGDERNIKITYAHDLLVAEHAAPIGTV from the coding sequence GTGGAACCGCCATCGCCGGGCCCGGCCGCGGCCGCAGCCATCGTGCTGGCGGGCGGCAGCGGCACGCGTCTGGGCGCCGAGCGGAACAAGGTCTACCTGCCCCTGCGCGGGAGGCCGGTGCTCGCCTGGTCGCTCGCGACGTTCGCCGGCATGCCGGAGGTCGGCGCCGTCGTGCTGGTGGTGCGCGAGCCGGACCGGCCGCTCGCCGAGCAGGTACTCGCCGAGCACACCGCGGGCGGCGTCGAGGTGGTCGTCGGCGGGCGCACGCGGCAGGAGTCCGAGCTGGCCGGGCTGCGCCGGCTCGCCGCCCGCATCGACGCCGGCGCGGTCGACGCGGTGCTCGTGCACGACGCCGCGCGTCCGCTCGCCACCCGGGAGCTCGCGTCGTCGGTGCTGGCAGCTGCGCGGGCCGAGGGTGGGGCGGTGCCGGGCCTTTGGCGGGACGACCTCGCCGCGGCGGCCCCCGACGGGGCCGGGCTTGTCGGTCCGTCACCCGATCGGCTCGTCGCGGTGCAGACGCCGCAGGCGTTCCGGGCCGCGCCGTTGCTCGCGGCCTACGAGGAGGCCGCCGCTTGCGGGTTCGTCGGCACCGACACCGCGTCCTGCATGGAGCGCTTCGCGCCCGACGTGCCGATCCGCTGGGTGCCGGGTGACGAGCGCAACATCAAGATCACCTACGCGCACGACCTGCTCGTCGCCGAGCACGCCGCACCGATCGGGACGGTATGA
- a CDS encoding LCP family protein codes for MPTAPPLATPLDDDPEPPTVRNGAVPPARTSVARTPTRRRPGPPADEVEQEAEEGAPRRSFGKALAAAAASTVAPGSGHLMLHRTRTGAVILGTFLLVIAVLVILVLTSDTTELLKTALSSNVLLMATIGCVVAAIAWVAVIVRAYLLARPPGLGAVRQTIGVATVVALCLVVAAPLGFGANLANSQRTLLGDLFAGGGGTSAAEAIAKPKLNVLLVGSDAGPDRKGARTDTMMVANIDTKTGRTVLFALPRNIMFAQFPPDSPMGEEFPDGFHNPDDPLSGDYLLNAVYAWGLTHPKMAPEGPTSDPGLNLLHETVAYMLGLQLDYYIEVNMAGFASIIDALGGLTVDVGPERIPIGGITPSGRHVRPDGYIEPGVQQLSGEQALAFARSRTNSSDYARMGRQRCLLQTILTQKSPADMLTNFQSVASATTNSVSTNIPQAVLPALAALAGNGVSLESVSFDPSLPDPSTDDGHFSTGDPNFSYMREVVQDAVNRPPAPPAPPTRAAAPTTRAGRDDDEEDSASEEEQEASATPTSLAESC; via the coding sequence ATGCCCACTGCCCCGCCGCTGGCCACGCCGCTGGACGACGACCCCGAGCCCCCGACCGTCCGCAACGGAGCTGTCCCGCCTGCACGCACCTCGGTGGCGCGCACCCCCACCCGTCGTCGCCCCGGACCTCCGGCCGACGAGGTGGAACAGGAGGCGGAGGAGGGGGCGCCCCGGCGTTCCTTCGGCAAGGCGCTCGCCGCCGCCGCTGCATCCACCGTGGCGCCCGGCTCGGGCCACCTCATGCTGCACCGCACCCGCACCGGCGCCGTGATCCTCGGCACGTTCCTGCTGGTCATCGCCGTGCTCGTGATCCTGGTGCTCACCTCGGACACCACCGAGCTGCTCAAGACGGCCCTGTCGTCCAACGTGCTGCTCATGGCCACCATCGGCTGCGTGGTGGCGGCGATCGCCTGGGTGGCGGTGATCGTCCGCGCCTACCTGCTCGCACGGCCGCCGGGGCTCGGGGCGGTCCGGCAGACGATCGGCGTGGCCACGGTCGTCGCGCTGTGCCTGGTGGTGGCCGCGCCACTCGGATTCGGCGCCAACCTCGCCAACTCGCAGCGCACCCTGCTCGGCGACCTCTTCGCAGGGGGCGGCGGCACCTCGGCGGCCGAGGCCATCGCGAAGCCGAAGCTCAACGTCCTGCTCGTGGGCAGCGACGCCGGGCCGGACCGCAAGGGCGCACGCACCGACACGATGATGGTCGCCAACATCGACACGAAGACCGGCCGCACCGTCCTGTTCGCGCTGCCCCGCAACATCATGTTCGCCCAGTTCCCGCCGGACTCCCCGATGGGCGAGGAGTTCCCGGACGGCTTCCACAACCCCGACGACCCGCTGTCGGGCGACTACCTGCTCAACGCCGTGTACGCGTGGGGGCTCACGCACCCGAAGATGGCCCCGGAAGGCCCGACGTCCGACCCGGGCCTGAACCTGCTCCACGAGACGGTCGCCTACATGCTGGGCCTGCAGCTCGACTACTACATCGAGGTCAACATGGCCGGGTTCGCATCGATCATCGATGCGCTCGGCGGCCTGACCGTCGACGTCGGACCGGAACGCATCCCGATCGGCGGGATCACCCCGAGCGGCCGCCACGTGCGCCCCGACGGCTACATCGAGCCCGGCGTCCAGCAGCTGTCCGGCGAGCAGGCGCTCGCGTTCGCCCGCTCCCGCACCAACTCCTCCGACTACGCCCGCATGGGCCGCCAGCGCTGCCTCCTGCAGACCATCCTCACGCAGAAGAGCCCCGCCGACATGCTCACCAACTTCCAGAGCGTCGCGTCGGCCACCACCAACAGCGTGTCCACCAACATCCCGCAGGCCGTGCTGCCTGCGCTCGCGGCGCTCGCCGGCAACGGGGTCTCGCTGGAGAGCGTGTCGTTCGACCCGAGCCTCCCCGACCCGTCCACCGATGACGGCCACTTCAGCACCGGGGACCCGAACTTCTCCTACATGCGTGAGGTCGTCCAGGACGCGGTGAACCGTCCCCCGGCCCCGCCCGCTCCCCCCACGAGGGCGGCGGCCCCCACCACCCGCGCCGGTCGCGACGACGACGAGGAGGACTCGGCGTCCGAGGAGGAGCAGGAGGCCTCGGCCACCCCCACCTCCCTGGCGGAGTCCTGCTGA
- a CDS encoding response regulator codes for MIRTLVVEDDPVAAAAHASYVERVRGFTVAASAASGADALRALATTPVDLVLLDVHLPDTNGLEVLRRMRAAGHTADVIMVTRARDVAVVQAAVAFGATQYLVKPFTFSAVRRKLEGYLDYRERLGAGPVVAQDDVDDLFGRLRAPAEAGGLPKGVSRESLDAVRAALEGADGCTAAEVAEAVGASRVTARRYLEYLVETGLAERAARYGPTGRPQTEYRWRPGGASG; via the coding sequence GTGATCCGCACGCTCGTCGTCGAGGACGATCCCGTGGCCGCCGCCGCCCACGCGAGCTACGTCGAGCGCGTGCGGGGCTTCACGGTCGCCGCGAGCGCCGCGTCCGGAGCCGACGCGCTGCGCGCCCTGGCGACCACCCCCGTCGACCTCGTGCTGCTCGACGTCCACCTGCCCGACACGAACGGGCTCGAGGTGCTGCGCCGGATGCGGGCCGCGGGGCACACGGCGGACGTGATCATGGTGACCCGGGCGCGGGACGTCGCCGTGGTGCAGGCCGCCGTCGCGTTCGGCGCCACGCAGTACCTGGTCAAGCCGTTCACGTTCAGCGCCGTACGCCGCAAGCTGGAGGGGTACCTGGACTACCGCGAGCGGCTCGGTGCCGGCCCAGTAGTGGCCCAGGACGACGTCGACGACCTGTTCGGGCGCCTCCGCGCACCCGCGGAGGCCGGCGGCCTGCCCAAGGGCGTGAGCCGGGAGTCGCTGGACGCCGTCCGCGCGGCGCTGGAAGGCGCGGACGGGTGCACCGCCGCGGAGGTGGCCGAGGCCGTCGGGGCTTCCCGCGTGACCGCCCGGCGCTACCTGGAGTACCTGGTGGAGACCGGCCTCGCCGAGCGTGCCGCCCGCTACGGCCCCACCGGGCGGCCGCAGACCGAGTACCGGTGGCGGCCCGGCGGGGCGTCCGGCTGA
- a CDS encoding sensor histidine kinase, with product MGRAGGWSLARQLFALQAAIAGIVLIGLALASYLQLREAERAATAEEMLGIAHTLAVSPDVRAALDDPRPSAVLQPLAERVRADTATDFVVVMTPDGIRYSHPTPSEIGRRFVGTIAPAAAGDNHFTETYTGTLGPSVRAVVPVFDGGRVVALVSVGRSITAVARDLERQVPLVLAAVAAALLLAAAGSWLVSRWLRRSTHDMGPAELARMYEYYDAVLHAVREGLLLLDREGRVQLVNDEARRLLALPADVNGRRVDEIGLPAPLGDALADGQARDDEIHLTADRIVVVSQGAARWGGRHLGTVVTLRDHTELRQLVSELQTVRGFADSLHAQAHEAANQLHTVISLIELGRADEALEFAAAELETAQHLTDAVVSGIAVPEVAALVVGKAAAAGERGVELRLEEGTHVPGGLADPRDLVTIVGNLLDNAIDAAQDGPQPRWVRFGADVDDDAVELRISDSGPGIAPEDAERAFERGFSTKPHDGMGRGLGLALVRRAAQRHGGAVHLTGKAEFTVRLPLVRA from the coding sequence ATGGGGCGCGCAGGCGGTTGGAGCCTCGCCCGGCAGCTGTTCGCGTTGCAGGCCGCGATCGCCGGGATCGTGCTGATCGGGCTGGCCCTGGCCAGTTACCTGCAGCTGCGGGAGGCCGAGCGGGCGGCCACCGCGGAGGAGATGCTCGGCATCGCCCACACACTGGCCGTGTCGCCTGACGTGCGGGCCGCGCTCGACGACCCCCGGCCCAGCGCGGTGCTGCAGCCGCTCGCCGAGCGGGTGCGGGCCGACACCGCCACCGACTTCGTCGTCGTGATGACCCCCGACGGGATCCGCTACTCGCACCCCACGCCCAGCGAGATCGGTCGCCGGTTCGTCGGGACGATCGCGCCGGCGGCCGCAGGGGACAACCACTTCACCGAGACCTACACCGGCACGCTCGGCCCGTCGGTCCGCGCGGTCGTGCCGGTGTTCGACGGCGGGCGCGTGGTGGCACTGGTCTCGGTGGGACGGTCGATCACGGCCGTGGCCCGCGACCTGGAACGGCAGGTGCCGCTCGTGCTCGCCGCCGTCGCGGCCGCGCTGCTGCTGGCCGCCGCCGGATCGTGGCTGGTGAGCCGGTGGCTGCGGCGCTCAACGCACGACATGGGCCCGGCCGAGCTGGCGCGGATGTACGAGTACTACGACGCGGTGCTGCACGCGGTGCGTGAAGGGCTGCTGCTGCTCGACCGCGAGGGCCGGGTGCAGCTGGTGAACGACGAGGCACGCCGGCTGCTGGCGCTCCCGGCCGACGTCAACGGTCGCCGGGTGGACGAGATCGGGCTGCCGGCACCGCTGGGTGATGCGCTCGCCGATGGGCAGGCCCGCGACGACGAGATCCACCTGACGGCCGACCGGATCGTGGTCGTGAGCCAGGGCGCGGCGCGCTGGGGCGGCCGCCACCTCGGCACCGTCGTCACCCTGCGGGACCACACGGAGCTGCGGCAGCTGGTCAGCGAGCTGCAGACCGTGCGCGGGTTCGCCGACTCGCTGCACGCTCAGGCGCACGAGGCGGCCAACCAGCTGCACACCGTCATCTCGCTGATCGAGCTCGGGCGCGCCGACGAGGCCCTCGAGTTCGCCGCGGCCGAGCTGGAGACCGCCCAGCACCTCACCGACGCCGTCGTCTCCGGGATCGCGGTGCCCGAGGTCGCGGCGCTGGTCGTCGGCAAGGCGGCCGCGGCGGGCGAGAGGGGTGTCGAGCTGCGCCTCGAGGAGGGCACGCACGTGCCGGGTGGGCTCGCCGACCCCCGCGATCTGGTCACCATCGTCGGGAACCTGCTCGACAACGCCATCGACGCCGCGCAGGACGGCCCGCAGCCGCGCTGGGTGCGCTTCGGCGCCGACGTCGACGACGACGCGGTGGAGCTGCGGATCAGCGACAGCGGGCCCGGGATCGCGCCCGAGGACGCCGAGCGCGCCTTCGAGCGCGGTTTCAGCACCAAACCGCACGACGGCATGGGGCGCGGACTCGGGCTCGCCCTGGTGCGCCGGGCCGCCCAGCGCCACGGTGGTGCGGTCCACCTCACGGGGAAGGCGGAGTTCACGGTGCGGCTGCCGCTGGTGCGGGCGTGA